The Terrirubrum flagellatum nucleotide sequence CGTCGAAGCGCGCCTGATCGAATTGCAACGCCGCGAGCCGCGCATAGAGGCCGCCCGCCTTGACCAGACTCTCATGCGATCCCTGCTCGACGATGCGGCCGTGATCGAGCACGAGAATGCGATCGGCCGACAGGATCGTCGCAAGCCGATGGGCGACGACGATCGTGGTGCGATCCTTCATCAGCGTCTCCAGCGCGCGCTGCACGGCGCGCTCGCTTTCCGCGTCGAGCGCCGATGTCGCTTCGTCGAGCAAAAGGATCGGCGCATCGCGTAGAATCGCGCGCGCGATCGCGATGCGCTGGCGCTGTCCGCCAGAGAGCGTCACGCCGCGCTCGCCGAGTTTCGTCGCATAGCCCTGCGGCAGCGTGCGGATGAATTCGTCGGCGGCCGCCATTTGCGCCGCGCGTTCGATCTCGGCCGCGCTAGCGCCTTCTCTGCCGTAAGCGATGTTCTCCGCGATCGTCGCGCCGAAGATCGCCGGCTCCTGCGGCACATAGGCGATGCGCGTACGCAATTCTGCGGGATCTGCATCGATGATGGGAACGCCGTCGACGAGAATGCGCCCGCTCTGGGGATCATAGAAGCGCAATAGCAGTTGCACGATCGTGCTCTTGCCGGCGCCGGAGGGGCCGACGACCGCAAGCGTCTCGCCGGCCTTCGCCTCGAAGCTGACATCCTCGAGCGACGAGCGCTCCGGCGCGGTCGGATAGGCGAAGCGCACATGCTCGAAGGCGACGGCGCCGCGCGCGGGAACGGGCATTGCGACAGGCTGAGCAGGCGCCTTGATCGCCGGCTCGGTCGCGAGAATTTCCGCAAGCCGTGCGGCTGCGCCAGCGGCCTGGCTGACTTCGCCCCAGACTTCGCCGAGCTGTCCCAATCCGCTCGCCGCCATGATCGCGTAGATCACGAATTGCGCGAGACGGCCGCCGGACATCTCGCCGGACAGCACATCCTGCGCGCCATACCAGAGCACGCCGACGACGCTGGCGGAGACGAGAAACAACCCGACGCCGGTGAGCCAGGCGCGGGCCTTCGTCGAATCGCGCGCGGCGCCATAGGCGTCTTCGGCGGCGGCGGCGTAGGCGGCCGCGGTCGATGCTTCCGCGCCGAAGGCCTGCATAGTGCGCACGGCGCCGATCGCCTCGACCGCATAGGCGGACGTTTCAGCAAGACGATCCTGCGCCTGCTTGGCGCGTCGGCGCACCGAGCGGCCGGAGAACAACAGCGGCAGCACGATGAAGGGAATCGCGCCAAGCACCAGCGCGGAAAGCTTCGGACTCGTCAGCACCATCATGATCGCCGCGCCGAAGAACAGCAGCAGGTTGCGCAGCGCGATCGAGGCGCTCGCTCCAAATGCGGATTTGAGTTGCGTTGTGTCGGCGGAGAGACGCGAGACGAGCTCGCCCGATTTGGTCCGGTCGAAGAAACCGGGATCGAGATGCGCGATATGGCCGAACACTTGCGCTCTGATATCGGCGACGACGCGCTCGCCGAGAGTCATCACGAGATAGAAGCGGGCGGAGCTGGCGGCGGCGAGCAGTCCCGCGACGCCGATCAGCGCCGCGAAATAGCCATTCACGAGATAAGATTCGGTCCCGAAGCCCGCATCGATCACCCTGCGCACGGCGATCGGCAGCAGCAGCGTCGCGGCCGAGGCGACGATCAGGGCGATGAAGGCCGCCAGCATCCGGCCGCGGTAGCGCATCACCGCGGGAAGGAGGGGGCGCAGGGCGGAAAGGGGGGCGCGGGCGGCCGGGGCCGCGTCGGGGCTCAAATCGGAAGAGGCCATCAATCGTCGGCCTTGAGGGCCGCTTGTTTCAGTCAGGGGCTTGGGTTATAGCGCCCGCCATTCCCGAGATGCCAGCGTTCACGGCCGCGGCCGAGCGCCTCAGCGCCAGCCAGGCATTGGAGCCGTGAACAGAGGAGATGAACCCGTGAAGAGCGACACGCACCCCGAATATCACATGATTAAGGTCGTGATGACCGACGGCGCCGAGTACATGACGCGCTCCACCTACGGCAAGGAAGGCGACACCCTTCAACTCGACATCGATCCGAAGTCGCATCCGGCCTGGACCGGCGGCTCGCAGCAGCTGATGGATCGCGGCGGCCGCCTGTCGCGCTTCTCGAAGAAGTTCGAAGGCTTCGGCATCGCCAGCAAGAAGTAAGCGCTTCTGCAGCGCTGACAAAAAAGCCCCGGGCGATCCCCGGGGCTTTTGTTTTGGGTGTTGGGACGCAGCGATTACTGGCGCAGGAACGCCGAACGCAAAAGCTCGACCTGCGCGGCGACCGGGCTTGAATCGGCGGGCGCGGGCGGCGCGACGCCGGTCAGAAGCTGGTCGAGATGGATGATGCGGGCCTGCATGCGCAGCGAGCGCGCCATCAGGTCGCGCAGGCCCTCCGGCATCTGCTCGATCGTTTCGGCGGACGTCTGCGCAGTCTCCTGACGCAGATTCACTTTGTGCTTTTCCTTCGACGCCTGTGCGGTCGTCAGCTCGCCCTCGACGACGGCGCGCTGGAGAAGCAGCCAGGAGGCGATCTGCATGAGACGGGTGGTGAGACGCATGCTCTCGGCGGCGTAGCCCAGCGCGGCCATACGGCTGAGAGTCTTCGATTCCTCGCGGCCCTTGCCGTCGAGATAGGAGGCGGCGTCCTCGACCAGGCTCATTCCTTCCCTGAAGAGGGCCTTGAAGGCGTCCGATGAAATAAAGCCCATCGCAAAGGAGGCGGCTCCGTCTGACGGGGGCTGGGTATCGCTAATCGTCGCCACTTGTCGGTCCCTGTTCCACACTGGCTCGCTTTCGCGCCATCAGGGGATGGCGCGTCGGCATGCGCAGTTATGGCCGCAAGAATACCGCCGGCGCCGGGCGTCCGTCTTATTTACCCTTGGTTAACCTTAATCCGGTGAAAGAGGGATAGCACGCAGATAAGAAAAAAAGCCGCCCGAAGGCGGCTTTGAAGTTTTCACAGGGAGGCGTCAACAGAGCGACAGGGCCGCTCGCCGTCAGAAACGGAGGACGCAGTTAAGTTATCGCGTAAAAACGTTAATGGCCGGTAAAGAGCGTGCGGCTTTTTTGGCTCGGCCCGTTAACTCTCGGCCGCGAGCTGATCGACTTCGGCCATAGTCGTTTTCTATCAATCAATGCGTTATTTCATTTTGATCATCGTTTTCACCTATGATTTTGTTTAGGCGTTTCATCCTGGAGCGCCGCCATGGGTCTCGATATTGTCCACACCCTGCCGAAGCGGGGCCTGTTGATCGGCGGCGAATGGCGCCAGGCCCGATCGGGACGTGATTTTCTCACCCTCAATCCCGCCACCGGCTCGCCGATCGCCTCCATTCCCGAGGCTGGCGTCGAGGATGTCGACGCCGCCGTCGCGAGCGCCCGCCGCGCCATTGATGAAGGCGCATGGGGCCGTATGACGGGCGCCGATCGCGCGCGCGTTCTTCGCAGGTTAGCCGATCTGGTCGAACGTCATCGCGAGCGTTTCGTCGAGCTCGAAGCGATCGATGCGGGCAAGCCGCTCGCGGCCTCGCGCCGGCAGGATGTTCCCGCGGCGATCGACTGCCTCGCCTATTACAGCGGCTGGGCCGACAAGATTCACGGCGAGGTCGTCCCTGCGCGCGCCGACGCGCTGACCTATGTCACGCGCAAGCCGGTTGGCGTCGTGGCCGCTATTACTCCGTGGAATTTTCCGCTGATGAATGCGGTGTGGAAGATCGCGCCGGCGTTGGCGGCCGGCTGCGCGGTGGTGCTCAAGCCGGCGGAACTGACGCCTCTGTCCTCATTGTTGCTGGGCGAACTCGCGATCGAAGCGGGGCTGCCGGCTGGCGCGCTCAACATCCTGCCTGGCTTCGGAACCGTCGCGGGGCAGGCGCTGATCGAGCATCCTGGCGTCGACAAGATTTCCTTCACGGGATCGCCGGCTGTCGGCAAGCACATCATGGGAGTCGCTGCGCGCGACTGCAAACATGTGACGCTGGAGCTTGGCGGCAAGTCGCCGAACATCGTCTTCGCCGATGCCGATCTGCAGGCGGCTGCGAACGCGTCGTCATCAGGCGTGTTCTTCAATGCGGGGCAGGTGTGTTCGTCGGGCACGCGCATCTTTGTCCAGCGCGCGGTGTATGAGCGCTTCCTTGAATTGTTCGCTGATCGCGCCAGCCGATTGAAGCTTGGCGACCCCTTCGACCCCGAGACCACGATGGGACCCGTCATCTCGGAGAAGCAGCGGGATCGCGTCATGTCCTATGTCGAGACAGGCAAGCGCGAAGGCGCAGCGCTGATCGCCGGCGGCGAGGCGCTCGACCGTCCCGGTTATTTCATCGCGCCGACCATCTTCGCCGACGCCGACAACTTGATGACCATCGCGCGCGAGGAAATCTTCGGACCGGTCGCGACAGTCATTCCGTTCGATGAGCCCGACGCGGCGATCCGCGATGCGAATGACAGCCCATTCAGCCTTGCGGCGGCGGTGTGGACGCGCGACGTCACGCGCGCCCATGTGATGGCCGACCGGCTGCGCGCAGGAACAGTCTGGATCAACACTTACGGGCCGACCGACACGCGGCTCCCTTGGGGCGGCATGGGCGGAGAGTCAGGCGTCGGCCGCGATCTCGGCCGCGCTGCGCTCGACAATTACACGGAGCAGAAGACGGTGTGGCTGCAATTGCGCGCTTAGAAACGCGTGAAAGCGCAGGGCGCGATCTTGTCGCTCCCTGCGTCCTGGCCGCGCGGCGGGTTCAGTGGCGATATTGCTGGATGCGGGTGG carries:
- a CDS encoding ABC transporter transmembrane domain-containing protein, whose amino-acid sequence is MASSDLSPDAAPAARAPLSALRPLLPAVMRYRGRMLAAFIALIVASAATLLLPIAVRRVIDAGFGTESYLVNGYFAALIGVAGLLAAASSARFYLVMTLGERVVADIRAQVFGHIAHLDPGFFDRTKSGELVSRLSADTTQLKSAFGASASIALRNLLLFFGAAIMMVLTSPKLSALVLGAIPFIVLPLLFSGRSVRRRAKQAQDRLAETSAYAVEAIGAVRTMQAFGAEASTAAAYAAAAEDAYGAARDSTKARAWLTGVGLFLVSASVVGVLWYGAQDVLSGEMSGGRLAQFVIYAIMAASGLGQLGEVWGEVSQAAGAAARLAEILATEPAIKAPAQPVAMPVPARGAVAFEHVRFAYPTAPERSSLEDVSFEAKAGETLAVVGPSGAGKSTIVQLLLRFYDPQSGRILVDGVPIIDADPAELRTRIAYVPQEPAIFGATIAENIAYGREGASAAEIERAAQMAAADEFIRTLPQGYATKLGERGVTLSGGQRQRIAIARAILRDAPILLLDEATSALDAESERAVQRALETLMKDRTTIVVAHRLATILSADRILVLDHGRIVEQGSHESLVKAGGLYARLAALQFDQARFDAQAA
- the rpmE gene encoding 50S ribosomal protein L31; translation: MKSDTHPEYHMIKVVMTDGAEYMTRSTYGKEGDTLQLDIDPKSHPAWTGGSQQLMDRGGRLSRFSKKFEGFGIASKK
- a CDS encoding DUF1465 family protein, with the translated sequence MSLVEDAASYLDGKGREESKTLSRMAALGYAAESMRLTTRLMQIASWLLLQRAVVEGELTTAQASKEKHKVNLRQETAQTSAETIEQMPEGLRDLMARSLRMQARIIHLDQLLTGVAPPAPADSSPVAAQVELLRSAFLRQ
- a CDS encoding aldehyde dehydrogenase family protein, with the protein product MGLDIVHTLPKRGLLIGGEWRQARSGRDFLTLNPATGSPIASIPEAGVEDVDAAVASARRAIDEGAWGRMTGADRARVLRRLADLVERHRERFVELEAIDAGKPLAASRRQDVPAAIDCLAYYSGWADKIHGEVVPARADALTYVTRKPVGVVAAITPWNFPLMNAVWKIAPALAAGCAVVLKPAELTPLSSLLLGELAIEAGLPAGALNILPGFGTVAGQALIEHPGVDKISFTGSPAVGKHIMGVAARDCKHVTLELGGKSPNIVFADADLQAAANASSSGVFFNAGQVCSSGTRIFVQRAVYERFLELFADRASRLKLGDPFDPETTMGPVISEKQRDRVMSYVETGKREGAALIAGGEALDRPGYFIAPTIFADADNLMTIAREEIFGPVATVIPFDEPDAAIRDANDSPFSLAAAVWTRDVTRAHVMADRLRAGTVWINTYGPTDTRLPWGGMGGESGVGRDLGRAALDNYTEQKTVWLQLRA